The following are from one region of the Amycolatopsis sp. QT-25 genome:
- a CDS encoding LuxR family transcriptional regulator, which produces MVGFRSSRVIGRDAELNELSEALDRAIAGRGGAIFLVGEGGIGKSRLAIEAASRAVAADIPVLQGRAGSIGPLVPFRPLTQALLSHFRGGGPPAAAELDPFIPVLAQLVPDWSQGDRPRESGSLLVLAEAVFRLLAVTSRDRGALLVLDDLQDADAETLFILEYLVDNLPAAQTLFVGTLRNEPSDALHLATSGAQRMSCTVVELGRLGLADTRALAAACLDTEPGNLPSPAAELLWRNSAGLPFIVEELLHGMVNEGLLVEGRDGWRVIGELRARVPAALVTSIGVRMEQLGEQAGELLSVAAVIGRRFPLTVVQTVTGTNDRTLHNHLSAAVSANLVTTDETTPGWYAFRHPLTAEALLARQSPARKAALARQAADVVEKLYPGLPGDLCALVASLRLTAMDERAAGHLFARTGRRALDAGAADSAVTMLTKAVDLLAGADAGDRAEVLETLLYALGQTGQFDRAVELSAGFGEIGTLERAAKLHTQLAWAAYIAGRHDECLGQIERARAPLGSAISPAQRAALDAVEANLWLDVPGKTGTAERLARQAWKVAEKTEQPFVVCQALQVLGMLALSRDLSESEQYMQLARRTAEDNHLHHLRTQALVRLGGHRVLMNGDEQTLLLARADAQRTGSITLHCAVDSVRTMHAILRCEFDTAHALLEENLAVLGRLRLTALLQYAHMTRAMSAGHRADRPAMERALDDFRKSGGENAQEMVLSIGLARVFCSLLEEDFERARRELDQVIELEDRRPSRFHLAGQHGLRTLVDTLGGARCPEAGSAVSGMRWNRQFVEFAHAVEHGRRGDTVEAERSVAAALETSVPYPLARHLGLRLIAEPAAADGWGDPAGWLNEAEQYFHGRNIQAVAAACRSLLRKLGAPVRQRRSGVDRVPGDLRASGVTVREYEVLVLLAERMGNKDIGARLHISPRTVEKHVASLLAKTGLADRSALAEHVAGPRPGML; this is translated from the coding sequence ATGGTGGGATTCCGTTCGTCGCGGGTGATCGGTCGCGACGCCGAGCTGAACGAGCTTTCCGAAGCTCTCGATCGCGCCATCGCGGGTCGCGGCGGCGCGATCTTCCTCGTCGGCGAAGGCGGCATCGGCAAATCCCGCCTGGCCATCGAAGCCGCCTCCCGAGCGGTCGCCGCCGACATCCCGGTTCTGCAGGGAAGGGCGGGTTCGATCGGTCCGCTCGTCCCGTTCCGGCCGCTGACCCAGGCACTGTTGTCGCACTTCCGCGGCGGCGGCCCGCCGGCGGCAGCCGAACTCGACCCGTTCATCCCGGTACTCGCCCAGCTCGTTCCCGACTGGAGCCAAGGCGACCGGCCACGGGAATCGGGCTCCCTGCTGGTCCTCGCCGAAGCGGTGTTCCGGCTGCTGGCCGTCACCAGCCGTGACCGCGGGGCGCTCCTGGTCCTCGACGACCTCCAGGACGCCGACGCCGAAACGCTGTTCATCCTCGAATACCTCGTCGACAACCTGCCCGCGGCGCAGACCCTGTTCGTCGGCACGCTCCGCAACGAACCCTCCGACGCCCTCCACCTCGCGACCTCCGGTGCCCAGCGAATGAGCTGCACCGTCGTCGAACTCGGCAGGCTCGGTCTCGCCGACACCCGCGCACTCGCCGCGGCCTGTCTGGACACGGAACCGGGGAACCTTCCGTCGCCCGCGGCGGAACTGTTGTGGCGCAACAGCGCCGGCCTGCCGTTCATCGTGGAGGAACTGCTGCACGGTATGGTGAACGAGGGGCTGCTGGTCGAGGGCCGGGACGGCTGGCGGGTCATCGGCGAACTCCGCGCCCGCGTACCCGCCGCCCTGGTCACCAGTATCGGCGTCCGGATGGAGCAACTCGGCGAGCAGGCGGGCGAACTGCTGTCGGTCGCCGCGGTCATCGGCCGCCGTTTCCCGCTGACGGTGGTGCAGACGGTCACCGGCACCAACGACCGGACGCTGCACAACCACTTGAGCGCCGCGGTCTCGGCGAACCTGGTGACCACCGACGAGACGACGCCGGGCTGGTACGCCTTCCGTCATCCGTTGACCGCGGAAGCGTTGCTGGCACGCCAGTCACCGGCCCGGAAGGCGGCGCTCGCCCGTCAAGCCGCCGACGTGGTCGAGAAGCTGTACCCGGGTTTGCCGGGCGATCTGTGCGCGCTCGTCGCGTCGCTCCGGCTGACCGCGATGGACGAACGGGCCGCGGGCCACCTGTTCGCGCGGACCGGCCGTCGCGCCCTCGACGCCGGTGCCGCGGATTCCGCGGTCACGATGCTCACCAAAGCCGTCGACCTGCTCGCCGGGGCCGACGCGGGTGACCGGGCCGAGGTGCTGGAGACACTGTTGTACGCGCTCGGGCAGACCGGCCAATTCGACCGCGCCGTCGAACTTTCGGCGGGCTTCGGCGAGATCGGCACGCTCGAACGGGCAGCCAAACTGCACACTCAGCTCGCCTGGGCCGCCTACATCGCCGGACGGCACGACGAATGCCTCGGTCAGATCGAACGCGCCCGCGCTCCGCTCGGTTCGGCGATCTCGCCCGCTCAGCGGGCCGCGCTCGACGCCGTCGAAGCGAATCTCTGGCTCGACGTCCCCGGCAAGACCGGCACGGCGGAACGGCTCGCGCGTCAGGCGTGGAAGGTGGCCGAGAAGACCGAACAGCCGTTCGTCGTATGTCAGGCACTGCAGGTGCTCGGCATGCTCGCGCTGTCGCGGGACCTCTCCGAATCCGAGCAGTACATGCAGCTCGCGCGGCGAACCGCGGAGGACAACCACCTGCACCACCTCCGCACCCAGGCGCTGGTCCGGCTCGGCGGGCATCGCGTGCTGATGAACGGTGACGAGCAGACCCTGCTGCTCGCCCGCGCGGACGCCCAGCGGACCGGGTCGATCACCCTGCACTGCGCGGTCGATTCGGTGCGCACCATGCACGCGATCCTGCGCTGCGAGTTCGACACCGCGCACGCACTGCTGGAAGAGAATCTCGCCGTGCTCGGCAGGCTCCGGCTGACCGCGTTGCTCCAGTACGCGCATATGACCAGGGCGATGTCGGCCGGGCACCGCGCCGACCGCCCGGCGATGGAGCGGGCACTCGACGACTTCCGGAAGAGCGGTGGCGAGAACGCGCAGGAGATGGTGCTGAGCATCGGGCTGGCACGGGTCTTCTGTTCGCTGCTCGAGGAGGATTTCGAACGGGCTCGCCGCGAACTCGACCAGGTCATCGAACTGGAGGACCGGCGGCCGAGCCGATTCCACCTCGCCGGACAGCACGGGCTCCGGACGCTCGTCGACACCCTCGGCGGTGCTCGCTGTCCGGAGGCGGGCTCCGCCGTGAGCGGGATGCGATGGAACCGGCAGTTCGTCGAGTTCGCGCACGCCGTCGAGCACGGCAGGCGCGGCGACACGGTGGAAGCCGAACGGTCGGTGGCCGCCGCGCTGGAGACGTCGGTGCCCTATCCCCTCGCCCGGCACCTCGGGCTCCGGCTGATCGCCGAACCGGCCGCCGCCGACGGCTGGGGGGATCCGGCAGGCTGGCTCAACGAGGCCGAGCAGTACTTCCACGGCAGGAACATCCAGGCGGTCGCCGCCGCCTGCCGGAGCCTGCTGCGCAAGCTCGGCGCCCCCGTGCGACAGCGCCGGTCCGGGGTCGACCGGGTCCCCGGTGACCTGCGCGCGTCCGGGGTCACCGTCCGCGAATACGAGGTGCTGGTGCTGCTCGCCGAGCGCATGGGCAACAAGGACATCGGCGCCCGGCTGCACATCTCGCCCCGCACGGTCGAGAAGCACGTCGCGAGCCTGCTCGCCAAGACCGGCCTCGCCGATCGTTCGGCCCTCGCCGAACACGTCGCCGGGCCACGACCTGGCATGCTGTGA
- a CDS encoding YihY/virulence factor BrkB family protein, translating to MAATTEDPDGPTELSRRSWWAVLKRTFTQFNHDNMLDWAAALTYYGVLSLFPGLLVLTAILGLLGPSATQSLIDNVGRIAPGQGRDILVGAIEELSKSGGLAGTAAIIGFVGALWSASGYIGAFMRASNVIYSMPEGRPIWKTVPLRVGLTIAVLIVLALCAAGVVATGGVARYLGDLIGLGSTGVLVWDIAKWPVIALLAGLAFAMLYWVSPNVRQPKFRWLTPGGLVAVVLWAAATAGFAFYVSNFGSYNKVYGSLAGVIVFLIWLWISNIAVLLGAELDAELTRGKERASGRPAESEPFLPPRDTRAMDDDEAAAVAEAEAKAAD from the coding sequence TTGGCTGCCACAACAGAAGACCCGGACGGTCCCACGGAATTGTCCCGCCGATCGTGGTGGGCGGTGCTCAAACGGACGTTCACCCAGTTCAACCACGACAACATGCTGGACTGGGCGGCCGCCCTCACTTATTACGGCGTCCTCTCGCTCTTCCCCGGGCTGCTGGTCCTCACCGCGATCCTCGGTCTACTCGGCCCGTCCGCGACCCAGAGCCTGATCGACAACGTCGGCCGGATCGCCCCCGGCCAGGGCCGGGACATCCTGGTCGGCGCGATCGAGGAGCTGTCCAAGTCCGGCGGACTGGCCGGAACGGCGGCGATCATCGGCTTCGTGGGCGCGTTGTGGTCGGCGTCCGGCTACATCGGCGCGTTCATGCGTGCGTCCAACGTCATCTACTCGATGCCCGAAGGCCGCCCGATCTGGAAGACCGTGCCCTTGCGGGTCGGACTCACCATCGCCGTCCTGATCGTCCTCGCCCTGTGTGCCGCCGGCGTGGTGGCGACCGGCGGGGTCGCACGCTACCTCGGAGATCTGATCGGCCTCGGTTCGACCGGTGTCCTGGTCTGGGACATCGCGAAATGGCCGGTGATCGCTTTGCTGGCGGGCTTGGCGTTCGCGATGCTCTACTGGGTGAGCCCCAACGTGCGGCAGCCGAAGTTCCGCTGGCTGACGCCGGGCGGGCTCGTGGCCGTGGTGCTCTGGGCCGCCGCCACCGCCGGATTCGCCTTCTACGTGAGCAATTTCGGCTCGTACAACAAGGTCTACGGTTCGCTCGCCGGGGTCATCGTGTTCCTGATCTGGCTGTGGATCTCGAACATCGCCGTCCTCCTCGGCGCCGAGCTGGACGCCGAACTCACGCGGGGCAAGGAGCGTGCCTCCGGACGCCCCGCCGAAAGCGAGCCGTTCCTCCCGCCGCGTGACACCAGGGCGATGGACGACGACGAAGCGGCCGCCGTCGCCGAAGCCGAAGCGAAGGCCGCCGACTGA
- a CDS encoding glutaredoxin domain-containing protein, translating to MSDLTVYGAGWCPDVERSRALLDAKGIEYDYIDVEANTTAEETVRALQNGERRIPTIVWPDGTHLVEPSDHELTTHLNR from the coding sequence ATGAGCGACCTCACCGTCTACGGCGCCGGCTGGTGCCCCGACGTCGAACGCAGCCGTGCCCTGCTGGACGCGAAAGGCATCGAGTACGACTACATCGACGTCGAAGCGAACACCACCGCCGAGGAAACCGTACGAGCGCTGCAAAACGGTGAACGCCGGATCCCGACCATCGTCTGGCCGGACGGCACCCACCTGGTCGAACCGAGCGACCACGAACTCACCACGCACCTGAACCGATGA
- a CDS encoding ferrous iron transport protein A, with translation MTLPDVPVGTRVVVRHRIEGGFTDALGYLRSRDDAECTVETKRGLVTIPLADIVLAKTVPPPPRPRPRPA, from the coding sequence ATGACCCTTCCGGACGTCCCGGTGGGCACGAGGGTCGTCGTGCGACACCGGATCGAAGGCGGATTCACCGACGCGCTCGGCTACCTGCGCTCCCGTGACGACGCGGAATGCACGGTGGAGACCAAACGCGGGCTCGTGACGATCCCGCTGGCGGACATCGTGCTGGCGAAGACCGTTCCTCCTCCCCCGCGACCGCGTCCTCGCCCGGCCTGA